The following proteins are encoded in a genomic region of Debaryomyces hansenii CBS767 chromosome G complete sequence:
- a CDS encoding DEHA2G10758p (similar to CA3096|IPF11551 Candida albicans IPF11551 and some similarities with uniprot|Q01560 Saccharomyces cerevisiae YDR432W NPL3 RNA-binding protein that carries poly(A)+ mRNA from the nucleus into the cytoplasm), translated as MSNNYSASSGSAGDGYRDSGYGDDSSGYRGSYRGGYRGRARGAYRGRANDRGGYYGRGGYSSRYNPYYGGSSGGRGGYSSYQGRDSYRGDNYESSRPTSHGDDSYQEGYQEGYQERYDGYGDGYGADSRTDDSNYGYPQSSYRGSYRGGYKGTYSSKDRGSYHGRSQYESEHGHGSHSGWNEHSSSSPASKPKTPQHKGASGPKAPTNPWITILQIKDDPTKQAFEHTHEELGRLDKELHELQHAKLLLENSVANLERQALREELHVQITNEKLEEFTYL; from the coding sequence ATGAGTAACAACTATTCTGCGAGCAGCGGCTCAGCGGGTGATGGTTACCGCGATAGCGGATACGGAGACGACAGCTCTGGATACAGGGGCAGCTACAGAGGTGGATATAGAGGACGAGCTCGCGGAGCATATAGAGGACGAGCGAACGACCGAGGGGGATATTATGGTCGAGGAGGGTATCTGAGCCGGTATAACCCTTATTACGGGGGAAGCAGTGGAGGAAGAGGCGGGTATTCGTCGTATCAGGGGAGAGACAGCTATAGGGGGGACAACTACGAAAGTTCGAGGCCCACGTCGCACGGAGACGACTCTTACCAAGAGGGTTATCAAGAAGGATATCAAGAAAGATACGACGGTTATGGTGATGGGTATGGTGCAGACTCGAGGACTGACGACAGCAATTATGGATACCCGCAGTCGCTGTACAGAGGAAGCTACCGGGGAGGATATAAAGGGACATATTCGTCTAAAGACAGAGGCAGCTACCATGGGCGGTCGCAATACGAGTCAGAACACGGACATGGAAGCCATCTGGGATGGAATGAGCATTCTTCGTCGTCTCCGGCATCAAAACCAAAGACACCCCAGCATAAGGGCGCCTCGGGGCCCAAAGCACCTACCAACCCATGGATTACTATACTCCAAATAAAGGACGATCCCACAAAACAGGCGTTTGAGCACACCCATGAGGAATTGGGCCGTCTAGATAAAGAATTGCACGAATTACAGCATGCTAAGCTATTGTTGGAGAACTCAGTCGCCAACTTAGAAAGGCAGGCACTTAGAGAAGAATTGCACGTACAAATTACCAATGAAAAGCTCGAAGAGTTTACTTATTTATGA
- a CDS encoding DEHA2G10846p (weakly similar to CA3100 CA3100|IPF6594 Candida albicans IPF6594) — translation MDRVYTHDLEKLKYEDGIARLATFEVHGRSSISKLGFGNDDIKLIHGNEGPEKRGIAAKRDLSLNRLVKIFEPKLKTINSLPSESCNDSCKNVCQNCLAASTFIDDEVPNFVGYEKSSPEGIESCISSKMVTCERCRIYKYCNQECYNAHWNQIHRYECQLFGQIMKNSQFKDEDSLSEFIRHGIKLYILCDLDRAYKSRVFDLTSHSSIIDSDDEYSWLHEYTKCIVRAIDLNMDSKLYGYIWKLLCIILVNSSVLMNEYQEAIGFSFDPDFSLLNHSCIPNTLVIPLNHSKFSLVATFPVAENKEILTNYCFTSCPKELRNSELQRRFFFRCNCILCKQKFDWFFSYNCSACGMLLCSLTFKDFFSDDLSKGLVFKNQYNVDFCSNCGKLINKDVLKETRKSHQQLLAIILYDLYNNSLDYKSDDTHISKEKFYEKIKKFMIDVDLVNLSGDKLIEFIDSLQLSTYKVPSHSLNNIRSICIYLRQNKIVPSYCFPLNYVISGFNEYDLISYIGISNLDKDYYVQCLAMKLKIDMQTYFEVKIPGDLTDSKISTMIYFKDISQQLLTLAEVIIKYAIDIPIMNEWIKDKEQLLETLIKCASFLNLQAIDAYLPLSIMNNNYTMLSQLIDIGKQIRYLSTSKNVKSIPKEIPIWYNKNPRNFDDQMFVTHLKELFKFADIPITYKNSNFKLQFADRNRKPLFKPVLLLKSKDMDSLQITNACSNE, via the coding sequence atgGATAGGGTATATACTCACGACTTAGAAAAGCTAAAATACGAAGATGGTATTGCAAGATTAGCAACCTTTGAGGTACACGGTCGTAGTTCAATCTCAAAGCTAGGATTTGGaaatgatgatatcaaATTAATACATGGGAATGAAGGACCAGAAAAAAGAGGAATAGCAGCTAAGCGGGACCTCAGCTTAAACCGATTAGTTAAGATATTTGAGCCTAAATTGAAAACCATTAACAGCTTGCCGCTGGAAAGTTGTAATGATTCGTGCAAAAATGTTTGTCAAAATTGTTTGGCGGCAAGTACGTTCATAGACGACGAAGTGCCAAATTTTGTTGGATATGAAAAATCAAGTCCAGAGGGTATCGAATCATGTATAAGCTCTAAGATGGTAACTTGTGAAAGATGTCGTATTTACAAGTATTGTAATCAGGAGTGTTATAATGCTCATTGGAATCAAATACACCGATACGAATGCCAATTATTTGGccaaataatgaaaaatagtcaatttaaagatgaagatagTCTTTCAGAATTTATTAGGCATGggattaaattatatattctatgTGATCTTGACCGAGCATACAAATCTCGAGTATTTGACCTAACGTCACACAGTAGCATCATAGACTCTGACGACGAATATTCTTGGTTACATGAGTATACTAAATGTATTGTAAGAGCAATAGATTTGAATATGGATTCCAAATTATATGGCTATATTTGGAAACTTTTATGCATTATATTGGTCAATTCTAGTGTCCTTATGAACGAATACCAAGAGGCGATAGGTTTCAGTTTTGATCCAGATTTTTCGTTATTAAACCATTCCTGCATTCCTAACACACTAGTTATACCcttaaatcattcaaaattttctttggtaGCTACATTTCCAGTTGCTGAGAACAAGGAAATTTTAACCAATTATTGCTTTACAAGCTGCCCTAAGGAATTGAGAAATCTGGAATTGCAAAGGAGATTTTTCTTCCGCTGCAATTGCATTTTGTGCAAACAGAAATTCGACTGGTTTTTTTCATACAACTGTTCTGCGTGTGGTATGTTATTATGTAGCTTAACTTTCAAAGACTTTTTCTCTGATGATTTATCTAAAGGTTTGGTGTTtaaaaatcaatataatgTTGATTTTTGCAGCAATTGTGGAAAACTCATCAATAAAGATGTTCTCAaagaaacaagaaaaagTCATCAACAATTACTAGCGATAATCTTATATGATCTTTACAATAATAGTTTGGATTATAAACTGGATGATACTCATATTAGTAAAGAAAAGTTctatgaaaaaattaaaaaatttatgatTGACGTTGACTTAGTTAATCTTTCAGGAGACAAActaattgaatttatcgATTCACTTCAATTATCAACATATAAAGTACCATCACATAgcttgaataatattagaAGCATTTGCATATATCTTCgtcaaaataaaatcgtCCCAAGCTATTGCTTTCCATTGAATTATGTTATTTCAGGATTTAATGAATACGACTTAATTTCATATATTGGGATTTCCAACTTGGACAAAGATTATTACGTTCAGTGTCTTGCGATGAAACTCAAAATAGATATGCAAACGTATTTTGAAGTCAAAATTCCGGGAGATCTAACAGAtctgaaaatatcaacaatGATATACTTCAAAGATATAAGTCAACAACTACTCACATTAGCAGAggttattattaaatatgcCATTGATATTCCTATTATGAATGAATGGattaaagataaagaaCAACTCCTTGAAACATTAATAAAGTGTGCATCATTTCTTAATTTACAAGCAATTGATGCATATTTACCACTTTCCATAATGAATAACAACTATACAATGCTTTCTCAATTAATCGACATCGGCAAACAAATAAGGTATTTGAGTACGAGTAAAAATGTCAAGAGTATTCCAAAGGAAATACCCATATGGTATAACAAAAATCCAAGGAACTTCGATGACCAAATGTTCGTTACACacttgaaagaattattcaagtttgCCGATATACCTATTACATACAAAAACtcaaatttcaaacttCAGTTCGCAGATAGGAATAGAAAGCCGCTCTTTAAACCTGTCCTTCTATTGAAAAGTAAAGATATGGACTCACTCCAAATAACCAACGCATGTAGCAATGAATAG
- a CDS encoding DEHA2G10802p (similar to uniprot|P25294 Saccharomyces cerevisiae YNL007C SIS1 HSP40 family chaperone), producing the protein MVKETKLYDLLGVQPSASEQELKKAYRKSALKYHPDKPTGDTEKFKEISEAFDILSNGDKRQVYDDYGLEAARGNAPAGGNPFAGAGHAGGGGGASPFGGFSSSGGFSQADAFNIFSQMGGFGMGGGGGGSDDFGFGGFGGGSGFGGMPGGFSQGHSSRSRPEPDTVTISLPVSLEDLYHGGVKKMKLNRKGISGNKESKVMTINIKPGWKVGTKINFANEGDYQRECHARQTVQFILEEKPHPIFKREGNNLKMNLPLTFKESLCGFSKEVNTIDGRRIPLSRSSPIQPNTSTTYPGLGMPISKSPGSRGDLEIVFKVDYPVSLNAEQKQVINQYF; encoded by the coding sequence ATGGTTAAAGAAACAAAGCTTTATGATTTATTGGGTGTGCAACCTTCTGCTTCAGAGCAAGAGTTGAAGAAGGCATATAGGAAGCTGGCATTGAAATATCACCCAGACAAGCCTACAGGGGATACAGAGAAGTTCAAGGAGATTTCTGAAGCGTTTGATATTTTGTCCAACGGAGACAAGAGACAGGTGTACGATGACTACGGGTTGGAAGCGGCTAGAGGTAATGCACCAGCTGGGGGTAATCCATTTGCAGGAGCCGGTCACGCTGGAGGAGGAGGAGGTGCTAGTCCGTTTGGAGGGTTTAGTTCTAGTGGTGGATTTTCCCAGGCGGATGCGTTCAATATATTCTCCCAAATGGGTGGCTTCGGAATGGGAGGAGGAGGTGGTGGCAGCGATGATTTCGGATTTGGTGGATTCGGAGGTGGCAGTGGCTTTGGTGGTATGCCAGGAGGTTTTAGCCAAGGGCATTCTTCCCGCTCGCGTCCAGAGCCAGATACCGTGACCATATCGTTGCCGGTGTCATTGGAAGATTTGTATCACGGTGGagtaaagaaaatgaaattgaatagaAAGGGTATCAGTGGTAACAAAGAAAGTAAGGTTATGACCATCAATATAAAGCCCGGGTGGAAAGTGGGCACGAAAATCAATTTCGCCAACGAAGGTGACTACCAAAGAGAATGCCATGCGAGACAAACGGTTCAATTCATACTCGAAGAGAAGCCCCACCCAATTTTCAAGAGAGAAGGTAACAACTTGAAGATGAACTTGCCATTGACATTCAAGGAATCATTATGTGGTTTTTCTAAAGAGGTGAATACCATCGATGGTAGAAGAATCCCATTACTGAGATCCAGCCCTATACAACCAAATACTTCCACCACATACCCTGGTTTAGGTATGCCAATCAGTAAACTGCCGGGCTCTAGAGGTGATTTAGAAATTGTATTCAAGGTCGATTATCCTGTATCCTTAAATGCTGAACAAAAACAAGTTATTAATCAATACTTCTAA
- a CDS encoding DEHA2G10824p (similar to uniprot|P41318 Saccharomyces cerevisiae YNL006W LST8 Protein required for the transport of amino acid permease Gap1p from the Golgi to the cell surface), whose amino-acid sequence MSVILASAGYDHTIRFWDALTGVCSRTIQHTDSQVNRLEITSDKRYLAAAGNLYVRLYDIRQTGNSGNTSEANAGGNNSNNNNSNPVMTFEGHTNNVTSLAFQVDNKWMVSSSEDGMVKVWDVRSPSVQRNYKHHCPVNEVVIHPNQGELISCDQDGNIRIWDLGENQCTHHLIPEDDVPINSISVASEGSMLVAGNNKGNCYVWSMQNQKDITSLTPVTKFRSHSKYITRVVLSTDMRHLATCSADHTARIWSTEQNFSLETTLHGHQRWVWDCAFSADSAYLVTACSDHYVRLWDLSNCETVRQYNGHHKGAVCVALNDV is encoded by the coding sequence ATGTCGGTAATATTGGCCTCTGCGGGCTACGATCACACAATTAGATTCTGGGATGCTTTAACTGGTGTTTGTTCAAGAACGATTCAACACACAGATTCACAAGTTAATAGATTGGAAATTACGTCAGATAAACGATACCTTGCGGCAGCTGGTAATTTATACGTTAGGTTATATGATATTAGACAAACAGGAAACTCAGGGAATACATCTGAAGCGAATGCTGGTGGTAACAATagtaataacaataattcGAATCCTGTTATGACATTTGAGGGACATACGAATAATGTTACTTCCTTAGCATTTCAAGTCGATAATAAATGGATGGTGTCGTCGCTGGAAGATGGTATGGTTAAAGTTTGGGACGTCAGGTCGCCATCTGTGCAGAGAAATTATAAGCATCATTGTCCAGTTAACGAGGTGGTGATTCATCCGAATCAAGGTGAACTTATTAGTTGTGATCAAGACGgtaatattagaatttggGACTTAGGCGAAAACCAATGCACTCATCATTTAATCCCTGAGGATGACGTCCCGATAAATTCCATATCGGTTGCCAGCGAAGGATCCATGTTGGTTGCTGGAAATAATAAGGGAAACTGCTACGTCTGGCTGATGCAAAACCAGAAAGATATTACATCTTTAACCCCTGTAACAAAATTCAGATCACATCTGAAATATATCACAAGAGTTGTTTTACTGACTGATATGAGGCATTTAGCTACTTGTTCCGCTGATCATACGGCAAGAATCTGGTCAACTGAACAGAATTTTAGTTTGGAGACAACTCTACATGGGCATCAGAGATGGGTATGGGATTGTGCATTTAGTGCTGACAGTGCATATTTAGTTACTGCATGCTCTGACCACTATGTGAGATTGTGGGATTTATCGAATTGTGAAACTGTTAGACAGTACAATGGACATCATAAAGGTGCTGTTTGTGTTGCTTTAAATGATGTTTAA
- a CDS encoding DEHA2G10780p (similar to uniprot|P38286 Saccharomyces cerevisiae YBR159W microsomal beta-keto-reductase), with product MSLCQFVSSISDCRITQALIYGVLFVGVYKITTFTLSVGSLLVDLFVLPAVDFKKYGAKQGKWAVVTGASDGIGKEYAYQLASRGLNVVLISRTLSKLELIATEIETKYKVSTEVIAFDASTDNDANYAKILHTVSNLPVTVLVNNVGQSHSIPVPFLETEDKELRDIITINNTVTLKITQAVAPVIADTVAKENKKVKGLILTMGSFGGLLPTPYLATYSGSKSFLQAWSSALAGELKPQGIDVQLVISYLVTSAMSKIRRSSASIPNPKNFVTSVLNTAGRRCGAQERFATTTPYWTHALMHFGIENTVGVYSKFANSLNFSMHKSIRVRALKKAARANATKTD from the coding sequence aTGTCACTTTGTCAATTCGTGTCATCAATCAGTGATTGTAGGATCACCCAAGCTTTAATATATGGTGTTTTGTTTGTTGGTGTTTACAAAATTACCACATTCACTTTAAGTGTTGGTTCGTTATTAGTGGATCTTTTTGTCTTGCCAGCAGTCGATTTTAAGAAGTATGGAGCTAAACAAGGCAAGTGGGCGGTTGTTACTGGTGCGTCCGATGGAATTGGTAAGGAATATGCTTATCAATTGGCCTCTAGAGGCTTGAACGttgttttaatttcaagaacTCTCTCgaaattggaattaattgctactgaaattgaaactaAATACAAGGTAAGCACCGAAGTCATTGCATTCGATGCTTCCACCGATAATGATGCCAACTACGCTAAGATCTTGCACACCGTGTCCAACTTGCCTGTCACCGTGTTGGTTAATAATGTCGGCCAGTCCCACTCCATCCCAGTGCCATTCTTGGAAACCGAAGATAAGGAATTGAGAGACATCATTACCATCAATAACACAGTCACTTTGAAAATCACCCAGGCCGTGGCCCCTGTTATCGCAGACACCGTCGCCaaggaaaataaaaagGTCAAGGGCTTAATCTTAACCATGGGCTCGTTCGGTGGGTTGTTGCCAACCCCGTACTTGGCTACATACTCCGGTTCAAAGTCCTTCTTACAAGCCTGGTCCTCGGCCTTGGCCGGTGAATTGAAGCCTCAAGGTATCGACGTCCAATTGGTCATCTCGTACTTGGTCACCTCCGCCATGTCCAAGATCAGACGCTCTTCGGCATCCATTCCAAACCCAAAGAACTTCGTCACCTCCGTATTGAACACTGCTGGTCGTCGTTGTGGTGCCCAAGAAAGATTTGCCACCACTACTCCCTACTGGACCCATGCATTGATGCACTTTGGGATCGAAAATACTGTGGGTGTCTACTCAAAATTCGCCAACTCCTTGAACTTTAGCATGCATAAAAGTATCCGTGTCAGAGCTTTGAAGAAAGCTGCTCGTGCAAACGCTACAAAGACCGATTAG